A genome region from Terriglobia bacterium includes the following:
- a CDS encoding S46 family peptidase, producing the protein MAFLRKIVLFATALLPAIGLRAEQGMWMPQQIPQLAAQLQALGFKGDPKAFADLTGQPMGAVVSLGGCTASLVSPDGLIVTNHHCVTGGLQYNSTPQRNLLADGYLAKTRDQELSSGPGQHVYVTTAVTEVTEAITGKIDPKSTDRQRSDIIDRRIKERIAACEKDGTRCGVASFFEGLKYFEIAQLDIKDVRVVYAPAEGIGVFGGETDNWRWPRHTGDWSYLRAYVSKDGKSVPYSKDNVPYRPKHWLQVSSEGVKPGELVFVVGYPGRTQRYQTYAEVKETAEWSFPRSIRLAQEQLALIDKLIASNKELAIKVAGRIQSLNNNLTNQRGMLEGLVKGGALAQKRTMENELASWIAADPARKQKYGDVLPALQAMQAEGEKTRERNAVMGNLASASNYLSAAQTLYRLSIQRSKKDLDRDAGFQERDWSRIRENQDRMQRTLDATVDRVFLRWAMGLAAALPAEQRIEPLDKIVGLRPGMAKPEAEKSIDVYLDKLYAGTKMGDRDFRLGLMEKSTPELVSIKDSFISLAGTLELVAESIREAGKDRAGAAARLRPRYMEALLAKSGGLVAPDANSTLRVTYGQVKGVDAKDGLFYKPQTGLKGIVEKQTGEGDFNAPRHQIDVIKQQLAGKIKTPYFDAALGDVPVNFLSTVDTTGGNSGSPTLNGKGELVGLLFDGTYESVASNFLFDKVKTRSIHVESRYMLWNMSEVDGAANLLKEMGIIR; encoded by the coding sequence ATGGCCTTTCTACGGAAGATCGTTCTATTCGCCACGGCTTTGTTGCCCGCCATCGGGCTGCGCGCCGAGCAGGGCATGTGGATGCCTCAGCAGATTCCGCAACTCGCCGCACAGCTACAGGCTTTGGGCTTCAAGGGGGACCCAAAGGCTTTCGCCGATCTCACGGGCCAGCCTATGGGCGCCGTTGTCTCGCTCGGTGGCTGCACCGCATCCTTGGTGTCGCCCGACGGCTTGATCGTCACGAATCATCACTGCGTCACGGGCGGTCTGCAGTACAACTCGACGCCCCAGCGCAATCTGCTCGCCGACGGTTATCTGGCAAAAACCCGCGATCAGGAATTGTCGAGTGGCCCCGGCCAGCATGTCTACGTCACGACTGCCGTCACGGAAGTGACCGAGGCCATCACCGGCAAGATTGATCCCAAGTCCACGGACCGGCAGCGCAGCGACATCATCGATCGCAGGATCAAGGAGCGCATCGCCGCCTGCGAGAAAGACGGAACGCGCTGCGGCGTGGCATCCTTCTTCGAGGGCCTCAAGTATTTCGAGATTGCTCAGCTCGACATCAAGGACGTGCGCGTGGTGTACGCGCCCGCCGAGGGGATCGGCGTGTTCGGCGGCGAAACCGACAACTGGCGCTGGCCGCGCCACACGGGCGACTGGAGTTACCTGCGCGCTTACGTCAGCAAAGACGGCAAATCAGTCCCGTATTCAAAAGACAACGTCCCCTACCGGCCAAAACACTGGCTGCAGGTTTCTTCCGAAGGGGTCAAACCGGGTGAGTTGGTCTTTGTCGTCGGCTATCCAGGTCGTACACAGCGATACCAGACCTATGCAGAGGTGAAGGAGACGGCCGAGTGGTCCTTCCCGCGTTCGATCCGCCTCGCGCAGGAACAGCTGGCGCTCATCGACAAGCTGATCGCCAGCAACAAGGAACTGGCCATCAAAGTCGCGGGACGCATCCAGAGCCTCAACAACAACCTGACCAATCAAAGGGGCATGCTCGAGGGCCTCGTGAAGGGAGGAGCGCTCGCCCAAAAGCGGACCATGGAGAATGAGCTGGCAAGCTGGATCGCAGCCGATCCCGCGCGGAAACAGAAATATGGGGATGTTCTGCCGGCGCTTCAGGCCATGCAGGCGGAAGGAGAAAAGACCCGCGAGCGGAACGCGGTTATGGGAAACCTGGCCTCGGCCTCCAATTATTTAAGTGCGGCACAAACGCTGTACCGCCTCTCTATCCAGCGGTCCAAAAAGGACCTCGATCGGGATGCCGGGTTCCAGGAGCGCGATTGGAGCCGCATACGCGAAAACCAGGATCGCATGCAGCGCACTCTGGACGCCACCGTGGACCGCGTGTTCCTGCGATGGGCGATGGGGCTGGCGGCCGCCCTTCCTGCGGAGCAGAGGATTGAGCCGCTCGACAAGATCGTCGGCCTCAGGCCGGGGATGGCAAAGCCCGAGGCGGAGAAATCCATCGACGTGTACCTCGACAAGCTCTATGCCGGCACCAAGATGGGTGATCGGGATTTCCGCCTCGGCCTGATGGAAAAGAGCACGCCCGAGCTGGTTTCCATCAAGGACTCGTTTATCTCTCTCGCCGGGACGCTGGAACTCGTCGCGGAATCGATCCGCGAGGCCGGCAAGGACCGGGCCGGCGCTGCCGCCCGCCTGCGTCCTCGTTACATGGAGGCGTTGCTGGCCAAGTCCGGCGGCCTGGTGGCACCGGATGCGAACAGTACGCTGCGTGTGACCTACGGCCAGGTCAAGGGCGTGGATGCCAAGGATGGCCTCTTCTATAAACCTCAGACGGGTCTGAAGGGCATCGTCGAGAAGCAGACCGGGGAGGGCGATTTTAACGCGCCGCGGCACCAGATCGACGTAATCAAGCAACAGCTGGCAGGCAAGATAAAAACACCCTATTTCGATGCCGCCCTCGGAGATGTGCCCGTGAACTTCCTCTCGACTGTGGATACCACGGGTGGCAACTCCGGCTCGCCGACGCTGAACGGCAAGGGCGAGCTGGTGGGTCTCCTCTTCGACGGAACCTACGAATCGGTGGCCTCGAACTTCCTGTTCGACAAGGTCAAGACGCGGTCCATCCACGTCGAAAGCCGGTACATGCTCTGGAACATGAGCGAAGTAGACGGCGCCGCCAACCTCCTTAAGGAGATGGGCATCATCAGGTAG
- a CDS encoding M1 family peptidase, translating to MAHRLTATIARRAAVASASILIVAVLVFADSYPRQPGVDIRNYIFKLELKDDTNTIAGETGIEVLFKAGGVMELSLDLIGKSADGKTGMTVSGVRSDGQALVFKHENNRLQINLGTAAQAGERRRIIVNYSGIPADGLIIGPNKNKERAFFGDNFPDRCRHWLPTIDHPYDKATCEFAITAPEAYQVVANGDLVETTSLTGNRRLTRYRESVPIATYCMVIGVARFAVEKIGQVTGVPVQSWVYAADRDAGFSDYRIAMKPLEFFSWRIGPFSYEKLANVQSKTRYGGMENSSNIFYSERSVSGQGRNEGLFAHEIAHQWFGDSVTESDWDHTWLSEGFATYLTHVYNEYTYGRDVMVRGLRSDRDRIIAYFQKNPAAAIVTPANPRLNNILSTNSYQKGGWFLHMLRRLVGDEAFWKGISTYYKRYQNGNALTGDFQGVMEEVSGRKLGDFFRQWVYTPGQPALKGTWSYAGGILTVEILQAHAGELVYKTALDIGIVTERNAAPAIQTVQLEQRDQTFTIKLDKEPADVALDPNVWLLMQLVEFAKK from the coding sequence ATGGCCCATCGACTCACGGCGACCATCGCACGGCGCGCGGCCGTGGCTAGCGCATCCATCCTGATCGTTGCGGTGCTGGTCTTTGCCGACAGTTACCCGCGCCAGCCCGGGGTTGACATCCGGAACTACATCTTCAAGCTCGAGCTCAAGGACGACACCAACACGATCGCCGGCGAAACAGGAATCGAAGTGCTGTTCAAGGCTGGCGGCGTGATGGAGCTTTCGCTCGACTTGATCGGCAAATCCGCGGACGGCAAGACCGGCATGACCGTGAGCGGGGTCAGGAGCGATGGTCAGGCGCTCGTCTTCAAGCACGAGAACAACCGTCTTCAGATCAATCTGGGCACAGCCGCACAGGCAGGCGAGCGGCGCCGGATCATCGTCAATTACTCCGGCATCCCGGCCGACGGCCTGATCATCGGTCCGAACAAGAACAAGGAACGTGCTTTCTTCGGTGACAATTTCCCCGATCGCTGCCGCCATTGGCTTCCCACGATCGATCATCCGTACGACAAGGCAACTTGCGAATTTGCTATCACGGCACCAGAGGCCTACCAGGTTGTCGCGAACGGTGACCTGGTCGAGACAACCAGCCTCACGGGCAACCGCCGTCTCACACGCTACCGGGAATCGGTTCCCATCGCCACCTACTGCATGGTCATCGGCGTCGCACGTTTCGCCGTCGAAAAGATCGGCCAGGTCACGGGAGTTCCCGTCCAGAGTTGGGTCTACGCCGCGGACCGTGACGCCGGATTCTCCGATTACCGCATCGCCATGAAGCCGCTGGAATTCTTCAGCTGGCGGATCGGCCCGTTCTCTTACGAAAAACTGGCCAACGTCCAATCCAAGACCCGCTATGGCGGCATGGAAAATTCCAGCAACATCTTCTACTCTGAGAGATCCGTCAGCGGGCAGGGCCGCAACGAAGGGCTCTTCGCCCACGAGATCGCCCACCAGTGGTTCGGTGATTCCGTGACCGAGTCCGATTGGGATCACACCTGGCTGAGCGAGGGATTCGCCACCTACCTTACCCACGTCTATAACGAATATACTTACGGCCGCGACGTGATGGTCCGCGGGCTCCGCAGCGACCGCGATCGTATCATCGCGTACTTCCAAAAGAACCCGGCAGCTGCGATCGTCACGCCGGCGAATCCCAGACTCAACAACATCCTCAGCACCAACAGCTATCAGAAGGGGGGCTGGTTTCTCCATATGCTGCGCCGCCTGGTCGGCGACGAGGCATTTTGGAAGGGCATTTCGACGTACTACAAGCGCTATCAGAACGGGAATGCGCTGACCGGAGATTTCCAGGGTGTGATGGAGGAGGTGTCCGGCAGGAAGCTCGGGGATTTCTTCCGCCAGTGGGTTTACACGCCGGGCCAACCTGCGCTGAAGGGCACGTGGTCCTATGCCGGCGGCATCTTGACCGTGGAGATCCTCCAGGCACATGCGGGGGAATTGGTGTACAAGACGGCGCTGGATATCGGCATCGTTACCGAGAGGAATGCTGCACCGGCAATTCAGACCGTGCAGCTCGAACAGCGTGATCAGACATTCACTATCAAGCTCGACAAGGAGCCAGCCGATGTCGCCCTCGACCCGAACGTCTGGCTCCTGATGCAGCTCGTCGAATTCGCAAAAAAGTGA
- a CDS encoding FAD-dependent oxidoreductase: protein MKSNRQDSKSSRGVGRRVFVQAALGGTVAGVCSAFQDAAPGKVGGLKNSYREVFETPVVAHHQVVVAGGGPSGVIAAIAAARSGADTLLIERYAFLGGNGTAGLMTCYNGFRNQRPPEALQTVKGIPAEYIAELVRLGGIADIDSYERTVQHDIRKGDIPYTVPFDAEAAKVACLNLLKKEGVKLRLHSWVVAPMVDGSRVTGVIVHSKSGRQAIAADAVIDCTGDGDVAAAAGAPFMGPAATGDRMAMSLMYGLGGVPSTIKGPFGGMRIGDHVVRWGPRLQGDGLDVETLTRVEVEARLKLWDDVLTLRKKAGQESIYLAQTATTIGVRETRRIMGEYVVTEKDAIEGIHFPDVIAISSNPMPEYHGQRYFFKHEGFDIPYRSLVPKKVDGLVLSGRCISCEQGPFQSARSMAPAMAVGHASGCAAALAALKGVPPRKLDVKALQKLLLSQNAELRL from the coding sequence ATGAAAAGCAATCGGCAGGATTCCAAATCATCGCGAGGTGTGGGACGTCGGGTGTTTGTTCAGGCTGCGCTTGGAGGTACGGTTGCCGGAGTCTGCTCCGCATTTCAAGACGCTGCGCCCGGTAAGGTCGGGGGTCTGAAAAATAGTTACCGGGAAGTCTTCGAGACGCCAGTCGTGGCGCACCATCAGGTGGTCGTGGCCGGCGGCGGCCCCAGCGGCGTAATCGCTGCGATTGCGGCGGCACGCAGCGGCGCGGACACTCTGCTGATAGAGCGCTACGCGTTTCTGGGCGGGAATGGCACTGCAGGGCTGATGACCTGTTACAACGGCTTCCGAAACCAGCGACCTCCGGAGGCCTTGCAGACTGTGAAGGGCATTCCTGCCGAGTACATTGCCGAACTGGTCAGGCTGGGCGGTATTGCGGATATCGATAGCTACGAAAGAACGGTCCAGCACGATATCCGGAAGGGCGACATCCCCTATACGGTGCCCTTCGATGCGGAAGCTGCCAAGGTCGCCTGCCTGAACCTGCTCAAGAAAGAAGGGGTCAAGCTCCGCTTGCATAGTTGGGTGGTTGCTCCCATGGTCGACGGCTCGCGGGTGACAGGAGTCATCGTGCATTCGAAGTCGGGCCGGCAGGCCATCGCCGCGGATGCCGTGATCGACTGCACGGGTGACGGCGACGTTGCTGCTGCGGCTGGCGCTCCTTTCATGGGCCCCGCCGCCACTGGCGACCGCATGGCGATGAGCCTTATGTACGGCCTTGGCGGCGTGCCTTCTACCATCAAGGGGCCTTTTGGCGGCATGCGTATCGGCGACCATGTGGTACGATGGGGCCCCCGTCTCCAGGGCGATGGCCTCGATGTCGAGACCTTGACGCGCGTCGAGGTCGAAGCGCGATTAAAGCTGTGGGACGATGTTCTGACGTTGCGGAAAAAAGCCGGGCAGGAGTCGATCTATCTTGCGCAGACGGCCACCACCATCGGTGTCAGGGAAACGCGCAGGATCATGGGCGAGTATGTCGTCACCGAAAAGGACGCAATCGAAGGGATCCATTTCCCGGATGTGATCGCGATCAGTTCCAATCCCATGCCCGAGTATCATGGCCAGCGGTATTTCTTCAAGCACGAAGGCTTCGATATCCCTTATCGCTCGCTGGTGCCCAAGAAAGTGGATGGGCTGGTGCTGTCGGGACGCTGCATTTCCTGCGAACAGGGGCCATTCCAGTCGGCGCGCTCAATGGCGCCGGCGATGGCGGTCGGCCATGCATCGGGTTGCGCGGCCGCGCTGGCCGCCCTCAAGGGGGTGCCACCCCGGAAGTTGGACGTGAAGGCGCTCCAGAAATTGCTTCTGAGCCAAAATGCCGAATTGCGCCTGTAA